From Cellulophaga lytica DSM 7489, a single genomic window includes:
- a CDS encoding DMT family transporter yields the protein MLSDKFKNYLHLHFIVFVWGFTAVLGKLITIDALPLVWYRMLFAALFVLLFIVVRKNKLQVNRKTLLLLLGTGVIIALHWVTFFSSIKVSNVSVTLATISSGAFFAAILEPIWYKRKVIWYEIIFGLIVIGGLGLIFNIDASYKEGIVLALISAFLATVFSLMNGKLIKEHKPSIISFYELGAGVVFLSIYMLFQGNFSQVNFQLSVSDWIYILILASFCTAYAFIASVKIMKFLSPYTVMLTTNLEPVYGILLAFIIFGDSEKMDPMFYLGAFIILITVIANGILKNRTAKKNLKAANKQVVV from the coding sequence ATGCTAAGCGATAAATTTAAAAATTACCTGCATTTACATTTTATAGTTTTTGTTTGGGGCTTTACTGCTGTGTTGGGTAAATTAATAACTATAGACGCGTTACCGTTAGTGTGGTATCGTATGTTATTTGCAGCTCTTTTTGTATTGCTGTTTATAGTAGTGCGTAAAAACAAATTACAAGTTAACCGCAAAACATTATTGTTATTGCTTGGTACAGGTGTAATTATAGCTTTGCATTGGGTAACTTTTTTTTCTTCTATAAAAGTGTCTAATGTCTCTGTAACCTTAGCAACCATATCATCTGGAGCTTTTTTTGCTGCTATACTAGAACCAATTTGGTACAAACGAAAAGTTATTTGGTACGAGATTATTTTTGGACTTATAGTTATTGGCGGTTTAGGACTAATATTTAATATTGATGCATCATACAAAGAAGGTATTGTACTAGCATTAATTTCAGCATTTTTAGCAACAGTTTTTTCTTTAATGAATGGTAAGCTTATTAAAGAACACAAGCCTTCAATTATTTCTTTTTATGAGCTTGGTGCTGGTGTAGTGTTTTTATCAATTTATATGCTTTTTCAAGGAAATTTTAGTCAAGTAAATTTTCAACTATCAGTGTCAGATTGGATTTACATTTTAATACTAGCTTCATTTTGTACTGCATATGCCTTTATTGCATCGGTTAAAATAATGAAATTTTTAAGTCCGTATACCGTAATGCTAACTACAAACTTAGAGCCTGTTTATGGTATTCTATTGGCATTTATAATTTTTGGAGATAGTGAAAAAATGGACCCTATGTTTTATTTAGGAGCATTTATCATTTTAATTACTGTTATAGCAAATGGTATTTTAAAAAACAGAACAGCCAAAAAGAATTTAAAAGCGGCTAATAAGCAAGTGGTTGTTTAA
- a CDS encoding LptF/LptG family permease: MSILDKYILKRYLLTFAVMLLLFVPIGVMLDLAEKIAKMVRNEAPTLEILEYYMNFIIYIGSLLFPIFLFLSIIFFTSKLASNTEIVAILSSGVSFGRFLRPYFMGATIIAILMFVMAMFIVPKASLDYHEFIFKYLKKGKKFQETTNIYNQLNENEFLYISSFDPNRQLGSNFVLEHFDNDDKLAYKLTASSIRWIPKDTIYRLTGFTSRTVKGNVEVIEKKSRLDTIFDFKIDDLTPVSYVAETKNIFELNKFIEDQRKKGASNINTYVMAKYKRWALPVSAFILTLIAVSVSSIKRRGGMGLNLAFGIVIAFVYIFFDRVFAILAEKAGLSPLIAIIIPNAIFAIIGLYLLKNAKR, translated from the coding sequence TTGAGTATATTAGATAAATACATATTAAAACGCTACCTGCTTACCTTTGCGGTAATGCTATTGTTATTTGTGCCAATTGGTGTAATGCTAGATTTGGCAGAAAAAATAGCTAAAATGGTACGTAATGAGGCTCCAACCTTAGAGATTTTAGAGTATTATATGAACTTTATTATCTATATAGGTAGTTTGTTATTTCCTATATTTTTGTTTTTATCTATCATCTTTTTTACATCTAAACTCGCCTCAAATACAGAAATTGTTGCAATATTAAGCTCTGGTGTTTCTTTTGGTAGGTTTTTAAGACCTTATTTTATGGGTGCTACCATTATTGCAATACTAATGTTTGTAATGGCAATGTTTATTGTCCCCAAAGCCAGTTTAGACTATCATGAGTTTATATTTAAATACCTTAAAAAAGGTAAAAAGTTTCAGGAGACCACTAACATATATAATCAATTAAACGAAAACGAGTTTTTATATATCAGTAGTTTTGACCCTAACAGGCAGCTGGGTAGTAATTTTGTTTTAGAACATTTTGATAATGATGATAAATTAGCATACAAACTTACTGCATCTAGTATAAGGTGGATACCTAAAGATACCATATATAGGTTAACAGGTTTTACTTCTAGAACCGTTAAAGGGAATGTAGAGGTAATTGAAAAAAAGAGTAGGTTGGACACTATTTTTGATTTTAAAATAGATGATTTAACTCCTGTTAGTTATGTAGCAGAAACTAAAAATATTTTTGAGCTAAATAAGTTTATTGAAGACCAGCGTAAAAAAGGAGCATCTAACATAAATACGTATGTAATGGCTAAATACAAGCGTTGGGCTTTGCCAGTTAGTGCTTTTATATTAACACTAATTGCAGTATCTGTTTCTTCAATAAAACGTAGAGGAGGCATGGGGCTTAATTTAGCATTTGGAATTGTAATTGCCTTTGTGTACATATTTTTTGATAGAGTTTTTGCTATTCTTGCAGAAAAGGCTGGTTTATCACCCTTAATAGCAATTATTATTCCTAACGCAATATTTGCAATCATTGGCTTATACTTGTTAAAAAATGCTAAGCGATAA
- a CDS encoding transketolase → MPRLEELQDLTTQVRRDILRMVHKVNSGHPGGSLGCAEFFVALYNELMELNEGFDMDGKGEDLFFLSNGHISPVYYSVLARSGYFPVDELNTFRLINSRLQGHPTTHEGLPGVRIASGSLGQGMSVAIGAALAKKLNKDSNIVYSLHGDGELQEGQNWEAMMYASANKVDNLISTIDLNGQQIDGSTDTVLNMGSVRAKFEAFGWDVLDVKEGNNLEAVIAGLKKAKSMTGNGKPICVLLHTVMGNGVDFMMHTHAWHGKAPSDEQLETALAQNPETLGDY, encoded by the coding sequence ATGCCAAGACTGGAAGAATTACAAGATTTGACCACGCAAGTGAGAAGGGATATTTTAAGAATGGTGCACAAAGTAAACTCTGGCCACCCAGGTGGTTCTTTGGGTTGTGCAGAATTTTTTGTTGCCCTGTACAATGAATTAATGGAACTAAACGAAGGATTTGACATGGATGGTAAGGGTGAAGACCTTTTCTTTTTATCTAACGGTCATATTTCTCCTGTTTATTATAGTGTATTAGCACGTAGCGGATACTTTCCAGTAGACGAGCTTAATACTTTTAGACTAATTAATTCTAGACTACAAGGACACCCAACTACACATGAAGGTTTACCTGGTGTGCGTATTGCATCTGGGTCATTAGGACAAGGAATGTCTGTAGCTATTGGTGCAGCACTTGCAAAAAAGCTAAACAAAGACAGCAACATTGTGTATAGTTTACACGGTGATGGTGAGTTACAAGAAGGTCAAAATTGGGAAGCTATGATGTATGCTTCTGCCAATAAGGTTGATAATTTAATTTCTACTATAGATTTAAATGGTCAGCAAATTGACGGTTCTACTGACACTGTATTAAATATGGGTAGTGTAAGAGCTAAATTTGAAGCTTTTGGATGGGATGTTTTAGATGTTAAAGAAGGAAACAACCTTGAAGCAGTAATAGCTGGTCTTAAAAAAGCTAAATCTATGACAGGTAACGGAAAACCAATTTGTGTTTTATTACATACAGTTATGGGTAATGGTGTAGATTTTATGATGCACACACACGCATGGCATGGTAAAGCTCCTAGTGATGAACAACTAGAGACAGCACTAGCACAAAACCCTGAAACTTTAGGAGACTACTAA
- the tgt gene encoding tRNA guanosine(34) transglycosylase Tgt gives MKFTLEKKDPQSKARAATMVTDHGVIETPIFMPVGTVASVKGVHQRELKEEINPDIILGNTYHLYLRPKLDILEAAGGLHKFMGWDRNILTDSGGYQVYSLSANRKIKEEGVKFKSHIDGSYHFFTPENVMEIQRTIGADIIMAFDECTPYPCDYNYAKRSMHMTHRWLDRCMSHLEKLPFKYGYEQTFFPIVQGSTYKDLRKQSAEYIANAGAEGNAIGGLSVGEPAEEMYAMTEVVCDILPEEKPRYLMGVGTPINILENIALGVDMFDCVMPTRNARNGMLFTAHGTINIKNKKWEADFSPIDEMGITFVDTEYSKAYLRHLFAANEYLGKQIATIHNLGFYLWLTREARKHIIAGDFTEWKNMMVKQMDKRL, from the coding sequence TTGAAATTTACATTAGAAAAAAAAGACCCACAGAGTAAGGCACGTGCTGCTACAATGGTAACAGATCATGGTGTTATAGAAACACCTATTTTTATGCCTGTAGGTACAGTTGCGTCTGTAAAAGGGGTTCATCAGAGAGAATTAAAAGAAGAAATAAATCCAGATATTATTTTAGGAAATACATACCATTTGTATTTACGTCCTAAATTAGATATACTTGAAGCAGCTGGTGGTTTGCATAAGTTTATGGGCTGGGATCGTAATATTTTAACAGATAGTGGTGGTTACCAAGTATATTCTTTATCTGCTAATAGAAAAATAAAGGAAGAAGGTGTAAAGTTTAAATCTCATATAGATGGATCTTACCACTTTTTTACTCCAGAAAACGTAATGGAAATTCAGCGTACCATTGGTGCAGATATTATTATGGCTTTTGATGAGTGTACACCTTACCCTTGTGATTATAATTATGCAAAGCGCTCTATGCATATGACGCACCGTTGGTTAGACCGTTGTATGAGCCACTTAGAAAAACTACCTTTTAAATACGGATACGAACAAACTTTTTTTCCTATTGTACAAGGTTCTACATATAAAGATTTACGTAAACAATCTGCTGAATATATTGCAAACGCAGGTGCAGAAGGAAATGCTATTGGTGGTTTGTCTGTAGGTGAGCCGGCTGAAGAAATGTACGCAATGACCGAGGTTGTTTGCGATATTTTACCAGAAGAAAAGCCAAGATATTTAATGGGTGTTGGTACACCAATTAATATTTTAGAAAATATTGCTTTAGGTGTAGATATGTTTGACTGTGTTATGCCAACACGTAATGCACGTAATGGTATGTTATTTACAGCACACGGTACTATTAATATTAAAAATAAGAAGTGGGAAGCAGATTTTTCTCCTATTGATGAAATGGGAATTACATTTGTAGATACTGAATATTCTAAAGCATACTTACGTCATTTGTTTGCTGCTAATGAATATTTAGGTAAACAAATTGCTACCATACATAACTTAGGTTTTTATTTATGGTTGACTCGTGAAGCTAGAAAGCATATTATTGCCGGAGATTTTACCGAATGGAAAAATATGATGGTAAAACAAATGGATAAAAGATTGTAA